The Candidatus Bathyarchaeota archaeon genome includes the window GGTTCTCTTGCTAAAGGTGATTACACAGCTTTTTCAGATGCAGACATCCTTATAATATTTGATGAAACGCCTAAAAACCCTATAGATAGAATAAAAGAATTTATAGATCCAAGTTTACCGATAGAAGTTGAGCCTAGAGTATACACTACCAGCGAAGTTTTAAAAATGGCTAAAGAAAAAAGAAGAATAATTAAGGAAGCAATAAGATATGGTAAACTGCTTGCAGGAGATAGAGAAATTATAAATACCATTAAAAATGCTTTAAAAAATAAAGAATTTAAATCCACTTTACGATAACTATATCTAACAGCTCATCATATATGAGGCAAAATGATATAAGAATAGCTTATAGACCTTTTTAAAGGTTATTTTAGAATATTTATTTTTAAAAATTGTTTGCTTGAAAAGCTTAATATAATCATTTAAATGTTTTTTAAATAAATAGTGGTGAATTTTTTGATAAAATATAAGCCTTTAACAGAACCTTTAATAAAAGAATTGGAAGCTATTGTTGGTTTAGAAAACATTTCAAGAAGATTGGAAGATTTAATATGCGGTTCTTATGAATCTTTTCTTCTTAAATATAAACCAGAGATAATTGTAACTCCAGAAAATGCGGAGCAAGTTTCAAAAATTCTTCAATTAGCTAATAAATATCGCATACCAGTTACACCTAGAGGAGCTGGAACAAGCGTGGCTGGAAACTCTCTTCCAATTTTAGGGGGAATATGCCTTGATACGCATAAAATGAATAAAATTCTTGAGCTGGATTTAGAGAATCAAACAGTTGTTGTAGAGCCAGGGGTTGTTTGCGATACTTTAAATGATTATTTAGCTAGTTATGGATTCTTTTTTCCTCCAGACCCAGCTAGCAGCTCTGGAGCTACTATTGGTGGAATGATTGCTAACAATAGCGGTGGAAATAGAGCATTAAAATATGGTGTTACAAGAGATCATGTTTTATGGCTTGAAGCTGTATTAGCAACTGGTGAAATCATAAAAACAGGATCTAAAACAATAAAATCTGTTTCCAGCTATGATTTAACTAGACTTCTTATAGGCTCTGAAGGGACACTAGCGGTTATTACTAAGATAGGGTTAAAGATTACTCCATTACCTGAAGCATATTCTGTAGCCTTATATATTTTTAAGGATATTGAAGATGCCGCTAAAGCTGCTGTTAAAATTAAATCATCAGGCGTTACGCCAGCTATGCTAGAGTTTATGGATGAAACAACATCTAAAGCCTCATTTGAATATGCTGGCTTAAGCTTGCCTAAAGGATACACAGTTCTCGTTGGCTGCGATGGATATAAAGAGGCTGTTGAAAAAGAAATAGAAGTCATTCATAGCATAGCATTAAAGGCAAACCCTATATTCGCTGTTAAAGCCGGCTCAAGCGAGGAAAGAGATAGATATATTTCAGCTAGAAAAGCAGCTCTTCCAGCGCTTTCAAGAATATCGCCTACAGTATGCATGGAAGATTTAACTGTCCCAGTAACCAATATACCTGAAGCTTGCAAAAAAATAGCTGAAATACCATTTAAGCTTAAAACACCAGGATTTAACATAAGCATATTTGGTCATATTGGTGAAGGAAACTTGCATCCTACCTTTCTTTTTAATGAAAAAGAATCAAACCAAAGAAAAGCTTTCTTTAAAGCTTTAAATCTTTTATATAAAGAGGTGGTTATTCCGCTGAATGGAAGCGTAACTGGAGAGCATGGAATTGGAATTTTAAGAGGAAACTTTATAAAGCTTGAACATGGCGAAAAAACGCTTAATCTTATGCATGAAATAAAGAAAGTATTTGATCCAAACATGATTTTAAATCCATATAAAGGCAAGGGTGGACCTTGGCCATTGCCTAAAGAAATTGGAGGAGAAATTTTTGAAGAATAATTTATATCCATTAAGCATGTTTAAAAGCGATTTAGATAAATGCATGAAATGCGGGTTTTGCAGAGAGCTATGTCCAGCAAGCAGCTTTTACAGTTGGGAAGCAAATTCCCCTAGAGGAAAAATTCAATTGTTAAAAGCCTTAATGGAAGGCGAATTGTCTAGTATCTCAAATTATTTAATTGAAAGGTTGTATTTCTGCATGGAATGCGCTTACTGCTTTTATAAATGTCCTGCTGGAGTAAAAACTTATGAAGTTTTTGAAGCGGCTAAAGCTATGCTAGCTGCTCAAGGAAGAGTTAAGCATGAAAAAATTATTGAAAACATCTTAAAATTTCAAAACCCTTTCGGGAAACCTCAAAACGATAGAGGAAAATGGCTTCCAAGCGAGATCGAATTAAGCGATAAACCTGAAATTCTTTATTGGGTAGGATGCGTAAATTCTTATAGGCTTAAGGAAGCAGCTATTGCAATGGCGCAAATTCTTAATGCTTCTAAAGAAAATTTTACAATTTTAGGTAATGAAGAAGGGGAATGCGGCTCGATTTTAATAAGAATGGGGTATTGGAGTGAAGCAAAGAAAATAGCTGAAGAAAATAAAGCTAAAATTGAAAATATTGGGGTAAAAACTCTTGTAACATCTTGTCCTTCATGCCTTAAGGCGTTTATTAATGATTACCCAAAGCTTTTCGGCATTAATTTAAAGCTTGAAATTTTGCATTCATCCCAGCTTTTAGAAAATTTAATTAACGCTGGAAAGTTAAAACCTTCAAGGCTTAATTTAAAGGTTGCATATCATGATCCTTGCTATTTAGGAAGGCATTTAGGAATCTACAATTCTCCAAGAAAAGTTATTAACGCTATACCTGGAATAGAGTTAAAAGAGCCTAGTAAATCTAAAGGCTTATCATTTTGCTGTGGCGCTGGAGGAGCTGGAAGCTTTAAATACATTCATGAAGATTTAGCTATCGAGCAAGCTGCTAAAAGAATTAACCAGTTTAAGGAGGCGGAAGCTATAGCTACAGCATGCCCTTTTTGCGTAATTAATTTAAGGGAAGGCGCTGAAAAGCTAGGTAAAAGCATTCCTATATATGAGCTTTCAGCATTGCTAAAAGAGGCTTTAAAGCTAAGATAAAGCTTTTTTAAGCGCTTTAACATTTTTTCTCCATTCTTCATCCCCTTCAACCCAAGGCGTTGCAACCAACGATAATCTAACAGCATCTATTGATTCTCCATAAAATGGGTTTCCAGGAACAGTGACTATTCCATGCTTTTCAATAAGCTCCTCAGCGAATTTTGCGCCATCCAATCCGCGAGTATTAAGCAAAACATAAAGAGCTCCAAACTCTCCATTCTTTGGGAGAATTAAAGGCAAACCCTCCTCAATTAACAGCGTTAACCTTTCAGCTAAGATTTTACATGTCCATTCATGCATAATTGGATTTTTTAAAAACATTTGTAAAGCATATGTCCCCATAATAAATCCAGGCGTTGGGCTGCTAAGATTTTCTCTTCCAATTATGGCTTCCATAAGGTTTATCCAACGAGCGCTTGCAGTTGCAAAACCGAATCTTATACCAGCCATTAAACAAGTTTTTGAAATGCTTGAAAGTATACACATGTCTTCATAATACTTTTTCACAATTTTTTTGAATTCCTCTATTCTAGATTGTAAAAATTCTTTATCAAATTCCGCCTTGTTTGAAGATAACCTTAAAATTGTAAATATGTAAGGCGCATCCCAAATAACTCCGCAATTTTTTTCTTTTGCATTTCTTAAAACCGCTTCAAAATCCTGCGTAGATGTATATCCTGTTGGATTGTTAGGCATGCTAATATAGAAAACAGAGTTTACAACAACTTTCTCTTTTAAATCCTCTTTATTAATCGATAAATCATCGTTTGCTTTAATTCGAATAACTTCGCATCCCCTATCTTTAACTATTGCTGGAATAGGTTCATATTCCCATTGAGGTATAAATACTTTTGTTCCAGGCTTAATTGAGCGAAGGGCAGCCATCATAGCTTGCTGCCCTCCAGCTGTTGCTATAACTTTATCAAAATCTTTTTCAACCAATGGAACACCATGCATTTCTTTAAAATACTCTATTACCCATTTTTTAACCCATTCTGTACCGCCTGTTGGAAAGTAAGCTAATCCCTTTGGGCTAGGATAATAAGCCTCTAAAATTCCCTGCTTTACAGCCTCAGCTATAAGCTGCAATTCTCGGCTTAATTCTTTATTCACCTCTATATCTAACTTAGTAAATAAATTTAATTTAAAAAGAAGCTTTCCTATGCTTCCACTGCTGAAATCAATAACAGGTAGCCCTATTTCCTCTCTTCGTGCTGCTTTAGCCATCGCAACTCTTATAGCTGGAGGAGTAGGAGGGGGAAGAAGAAAACTTTGTTCTTCCAATTTCTTTAACCACACTTATTATTGCTTCTTTAATAGCTATATAAAATTTTTCTAATGCCTTGTTAAATAGTTCAGCATTTTTATGCTTTTTTCACCTTTAACGCTTTTTTTACACTGGAAAGATCTATATAAAAGCATAGGTTTAAAGAATTCTAATATTTTAACAAACCAGCCTATCTATAACTGTTATATAGCCTCTGCTAAAAACATTATGCGACAAGAAGCTTTTAGGCTCTATTTAGCATCTTTCTTAAGATTATAGCAGACGTGTTAAGACATATTTTAGGGCTTAAGCTAAGACAAATAGCTGATGCTATGTAGTAAAGCTTCATCGCTTAGGCTTCATAATCCTTTACGATGTTTAACAGCTTGCAAATCTTCCTATCAAGAAGTTGAATAAACCTCTCTCAAAGACATTAATGTATTAACTTCAAATATTGGTTAAAAGCGCTTAAAGAAGCTGAATTTTCGGAGCTACTGTTATAACTCAAATTGAGCTTAAAAACTCCCCCCTACAAAATATATGGATACTGGTAAGATAATGTTTTTCATATTACTTTTGTGTTAAATGCTTTATGTTTGGCAATAAAAATAACGGCAGAAGATTAGTAAAATAAGAAGAGGTTTTGTTATTTTACCAAGCATCTTTATATAAGGAGTGAACGTTTATTAACCTTTAAGCATTCTATGTTAGATGTTTTAGATGAAGCTTATTAGGATTAAGGCTTTGCCTGGTGATGCTATAAGGAAAAAGATTAAAGAAAAACATTCTTAGCAGATAGTGAAGCGTATTTCTCTATAATATCGCCAAGCTTAGCAAAAGAGGTTGAAATAGCAACTCTTGGCAAAATAGAGCTTAACCTTAGCAGATAAGAGAAAAGTTGAAGCAGGCCCATCTCTCGCATACTTTAAGCTTATGGATAGGGAAGGAGTATTCCAGATAGCGATAATAGATGTCTCGAAACCAATACTTGACGTGACAGTTCTAAAGGGTTTAGGTATAAAAATTAACTCTGCTACTGGCAAGTTAAAATACTTTAGGCCTTATAGGCTTTCAGCCATATAAATAATGATGGAAGCAAGTTAGGAATAAGTTTTTAAATAAAAATTTTATAATTAAGGTATAGGATATTCTAGGCCTAAAGATTCAGCAATAAATATCACTAAATCTATTTTCAGCATTTAAAATAAATAATAAGAAACGCTTATTTTATAGAGATTTTTATATTTTTTTCTTAAATCTTCCTTCAAAGCTTTTATATTGGTAAGTTATTATCTCAAGAAAAAAGTTCGCTGTTTAACTCTAACTGATAAGAAAAGGGGCGTTAAGCTATGAGCAAGGATATTGGGATTACTGTTAAAAAATTTGAGGATTTTTCAGAATGGTATACGCAGGTTGTTGTTAAAACTGGGCTTGCAGATTACGCGCCTTTAAAAGGTTTTATGGTTCTTATGCCTTATGGGCATGCTATTTGGGAGAAAATAAGCTCTTTTATTGATAATGAATTAAAGAAGCTTGGGCATAAAAACGCGTATTTTCCAGCTTTAATTC containing:
- a CDS encoding nucleotidyltransferase domain-containing protein, translating into MQKRLWNTAEVKFFKLNYEKVMKKLKEYSEKALAKGVKAVILIGSLAKGDYTAFSDADILIIFDETPKNPIDRIKEFIDPSLPIEVEPRVYTTSEVLKMAKEKRRIIKEAIRYGKLLAGDREIINTIKNALKNKEFKSTLR
- a CDS encoding pyridoxal phosphate-dependent aminotransferase, which translates into the protein MEEQSFLLPPPTPPAIRVAMAKAARREEIGLPVIDFSSGSIGKLLFKLNLFTKLDIEVNKELSRELQLIAEAVKQGILEAYYPSPKGLAYFPTGGTEWVKKWVIEYFKEMHGVPLVEKDFDKVIATAGGQQAMMAALRSIKPGTKVFIPQWEYEPIPAIVKDRGCEVIRIKANDDLSINKEDLKEKVVVNSVFYISMPNNPTGYTSTQDFEAVLRNAKEKNCGVIWDAPYIFTILRLSSNKAEFDKEFLQSRIEEFKKIVKKYYEDMCILSSISKTCLMAGIRFGFATASARWINLMEAIIGRENLSSPTPGFIMGTYALQMFLKNPIMHEWTCKILAERLTLLIEEGLPLILPKNGEFGALYVLLNTRGLDGAKFAEELIEKHGIVTVPGNPFYGESIDAVRLSLVATPWVEGDEEWRKNVKALKKALS
- a CDS encoding FAD-binding protein; translated protein: MIKYKPLTEPLIKELEAIVGLENISRRLEDLICGSYESFLLKYKPEIIVTPENAEQVSKILQLANKYRIPVTPRGAGTSVAGNSLPILGGICLDTHKMNKILELDLENQTVVVEPGVVCDTLNDYLASYGFFFPPDPASSSGATIGGMIANNSGGNRALKYGVTRDHVLWLEAVLATGEIIKTGSKTIKSVSSYDLTRLLIGSEGTLAVITKIGLKITPLPEAYSVALYIFKDIEDAAKAAVKIKSSGVTPAMLEFMDETTSKASFEYAGLSLPKGYTVLVGCDGYKEAVEKEIEVIHSIALKANPIFAVKAGSSEERDRYISARKAALPALSRISPTVCMEDLTVPVTNIPEACKKIAEIPFKLKTPGFNISIFGHIGEGNLHPTFLFNEKESNQRKAFFKALNLLYKEVVIPLNGSVTGEHGIGILRGNFIKLEHGEKTLNLMHEIKKVFDPNMILNPYKGKGGPWPLPKEIGGEIFEE
- a CDS encoding (Fe-S)-binding protein, coding for MKNNLYPLSMFKSDLDKCMKCGFCRELCPASSFYSWEANSPRGKIQLLKALMEGELSSISNYLIERLYFCMECAYCFYKCPAGVKTYEVFEAAKAMLAAQGRVKHEKIIENILKFQNPFGKPQNDRGKWLPSEIELSDKPEILYWVGCVNSYRLKEAAIAMAQILNASKENFTILGNEEGECGSILIRMGYWSEAKKIAEENKAKIENIGVKTLVTSCPSCLKAFINDYPKLFGINLKLEILHSSQLLENLINAGKLKPSRLNLKVAYHDPCYLGRHLGIYNSPRKVINAIPGIELKEPSKSKGLSFCCGAGGAGSFKYIHEDLAIEQAAKRINQFKEAEAIATACPFCVINLREGAEKLGKSIPIYELSALLKEALKLR